The Daucus carota subsp. sativus chromosome 2, DH1 v3.0, whole genome shotgun sequence genome includes a window with the following:
- the LOC108209187 gene encoding uncharacterized protein LOC108209187 isoform X2 has product MVRDDKSGLKRGNARRKARTKDRGSDESDEDFIISEEEERESDEYCSSLDPDESEEALGEFLSEEEEVTVKVKKPSRCKTRKSGSNKRRKGFRKTQKKRIRFSYKQDDDDEFTEGDDDVEFMPDETDYVDSEDETPVRKKKRVSYKEDDGDGDNEEDDDVKEDDDVKEDDDIKEDDREFTLDDIIVNDEDDDIKDDDCEFTLDDVIVDEDDDIKENDCEFTLDEILLDEEGDMLQKKNKFRKPRSRDRDIVEGRKREKKMTVTRKPRSASKRKRTNRRLVRKTTSGIVDISTSAQIPCSDSDEDFAKKSLEAEDRGKNIPVQRRRRLVADSDSDFHCSSPSDDVYTIPEEKGPDQRLFGTTSSGIVPIPRLARKRSSGSDGEFGKKSLVLEDRSKKKILGQRRKNFLPYSGSESESEFLRFESSDDEYTIPKEENEHQRLVEQSSSMIVQNHCSRRKTSSGSDGANKSLGTSKNITLRRRKFVAVSDSDFMCSASSDYEYTISEEERENANEADEVGYSLKSNLRSSSSLKKIKEEKDTCKQRKRPGRKGKEKMEDINKVIKQVCGICLSEEEKRTVRGTLNCCSHFFCFACIMEWSKVESRCPLCKQRFVTVSKPAWSDSGYDLRTVSIQIPERDQVYQPSEEELRGYLDPYDGVICTECLQGGDDALMLLCDICDSPAHTYCVGLGREVPSGDWFCEGCRLGASSAPHSHGLNSVLGQRESNNLSGMSSPVHNVGELDLNSLYVPETPLTQQTGSFPIPRRFGSESHVASPTSGSGAFTVFDRRRIQRQIHNLLNHRRINSSTQPSGMPSTTSGIRLFGSQIDGGTGLAIQGGLTPETRAPQFASRDQRLQ; this is encoded by the exons ATGGTGAGGGATGACAAGTCAGGGCTCAAGCGCGGGAATGCTAGAAGAAAGGCGCGAACAAAAGATCGGGGTTCTGATGAATCTGATGAAGATTTTATAATATCTGAGGAAGAAGAACGTGAGTCGGATGAGTATTGTTCTTCTTTAGATCCAGATGAATCGGAGGAGGCTTTAGGGGAATTTTTATCCGAGGAAGAGGAGGTGACAGTAAAGGTGAAAAAGCCTAGTAGATGCAAGACTCGTAAAAGTGGTTCGAATAAGAGGAGAAAAGGTTTCAGGAAGACGCAGAAGAAGAGAATTAGGTTTTCATATAAacaggatgatgatgatgaatttACCGAGGGTGACGATGATGTGGAATTTATGCCAGATGAGACTGATTATGTAGATTCTGAAGATGAAACTCCGGtaagaaagaaaaagagggTTTCTTATAAAGAAGACGATGGTGACGGTGATAACGAGGAGGATGATGACGTCAAGGAGGATGACGACGTCAAGGAGGATGACGACATCAAGGAGGATGATCGTGAATTTACCCTGGATGATATAATTGTCAATGATGAAGATGACGACATCAAGGATGATGATTGTGAATTTACCCTGGATgatgttattgttgatgaagatgatgacatCAAGGAGAATGATTGTGAATTCACCCTGGATGAAATTTTGTTAGACGAGGAAGGTGACATGTTGCAAAAGAAAAATAAGTTCAGAAAGCCTCGTTCACGGGATAGAGATATTGTCGAAGGAcggaaaagggaaaaaaaaatgaCGGTGACGAGAAAACCAAGATCAGCATCGAAAAGGAAAAGGACTAACCGCAGGCTGGTGCGGAAAACCACATCTGGTATTGTTGACATTTCTACGTCAGCGCAGATACCATGTTCAGACTCTGACGAGGACTTTGCTAAGAAGAGCTTAGAGGCAGAAGATAGGGGTAAAAATATTCCTGTTCAGAGGCGAAGAAGATTAGTGGcggattcagattcagatttcCACTGTTCTTCACCATCTGATGATGTATACACTATTCCGGAAGAAAAAGGGCCAGATCAAAGGCTGTTTGGTACTACAAGTTCTGGTATTGTACCAATTCCTAGGTTAGCGAGAAAACGAAGTTCTGGCAGTGATGGAGAATTTGGAAAAAAGAGCTTAGTGCTGGAAGACAGGAGTAAGAAGAAGATTCTTGGCCAGAGGAGAAAAAATTTCCTGCCATATTCAGGTTCAGAATCGGAATCAgaatttttaagatttgaatCATCTGATGACGAGTACACTATTCCCAAGGAAGAAAATGAACATCAAAGACTGGTGGAGCAATCCAGCTCCATGATTGTTCAAAATCATTGTTCAAGGAGAAAAACAAGTTCTGGTTCTGATGGAGCAAACAAGAGCTTAGGCACaagtaaaaatattactctACGGAGGAGAAAATTTGTGGCAGTTTCAGATTCAGATTTCATGTGCTCTGCATCATCTGATTACGAATACACTATATCTgaggaagagagagaaaatgcGAACGAAGCTGATGAAGTTGGCTATAGTTTGAAATCTAATTTGAGGAGTTCATCTTCCTTGAAGAAAATCAAGGAAGAGAAAGACACTTGTAAGCAAAGAAAAAGGCCTGGAAGAAAAGGTAAGGAGAAGATGGAGGATATCAACAAAGTTATAAAGCAGGTTTGTGGGATTTGTTTATcagaagaagagaagagaacTGTAAGAGGAACACTAAATTGTTGCAGCCATTTTTTTTGCTTTGCATGTATAATGGAGTGGTCCAAGGTTGAATCTCGTTGTCCTTTATGCAAGCAAAGATTTGTGACCGTAAGCAAGCCTGCTTGGTCAGACTCGGGGTATGATTTAAGGACTGTATCAATCCAGATTCCTGAACGTGATCAG GTATATCAACCATCTGAGGAAGAGCTTAGGGGTTATCTTGATCCATATGACGGTGTGATATGTACCGAATGCCTGCAAGGCGGGGATGATGCTCTCATGTTATTATGTGATATATGCGACTCACCTGCACACACTTATTGTGTTGGTCTTGGGCGTGAAGTACCTTCTGGTGATTGGTTTTGTGAAGGCTGTCGACTAGGTGCTTCTAGTGCCCCACATTCACATGGTCTGAACTCTGTGCTTGGTCAAAGGGAAAGTAACAACTTATCTGGCATGTCATCCCCTGTTCACAATGTTGGGGAATTAGATCTTAACTCATTATATGTACCTGAAACACCACTTACCCAACAAACTGGATCTTTTCCTATTCCAAGACGTTTTGGTAGTGAATCTCATGTCGCTTCCCCAACATCTGGATCAGGAGCATTTACTGTATTTGATAGACGAAGGATACAACGTCAGATACACAATCTTCTTAACCACAGAAGGATAAACTCTAGCACTCAACCCAGTGGGATGCCGTCTACAACTTCAGGAATTAGATTATTTGGCTCTCAAATTGATGGAGGGACAGGACTAGCAATTCAGGGAGGTTTAACACCAGAAACAAGAGCACCACAATTTGCATCTCGTGATCAAAGGTTACAG TAG
- the LOC108209187 gene encoding uncharacterized protein LOC108209187 isoform X1, with protein sequence MVRDDKSGLKRGNARRKARTKDRGSDESDEDFIISEEEERESDEYCSSLDPDESEEALGEFLSEEEEVTVKVKKPSRCKTRKSGSNKRRKGFRKTQKKRIRFSYKQDDDDEFTEGDDDVEFMPDETDYVDSEDETPVRKKKRVSYKEDDGDGDNEEDDDVKEDDDVKEDDDIKEDDREFTLDDIIVNDEDDDIKDDDCEFTLDDVIVDEDDDIKENDCEFTLDEILLDEEGDMLQKKNKFRKPRSRDRDIVEGRKREKKMTVTRKPRSASKRKRTNRRLVRKTTSGIVDISTSAQIPCSDSDEDFAKKSLEAEDRGKNIPVQRRRRLVADSDSDFHCSSPSDDVYTIPEEKGPDQRLFGTTSSGIVPIPRLARKRSSGSDGEFGKKSLVLEDRSKKKILGQRRKNFLPYSGSESESEFLRFESSDDEYTIPKEENEHQRLVEQSSSMIVQNHCSRRKTSSGSDGANKSLGTSKNITLRRRKFVAVSDSDFMCSASSDYEYTISEEERENANEADEVGYSLKSNLRSSSSLKKIKEEKDTCKQRKRPGRKGKEKMEDINKVIKQVCGICLSEEEKRTVRGTLNCCSHFFCFACIMEWSKVESRCPLCKQRFVTVSKPAWSDSGYDLRTVSIQIPERDQVYQPSEEELRGYLDPYDGVICTECLQGGDDALMLLCDICDSPAHTYCVGLGREVPSGDWFCEGCRLGASSAPHSHGLNSVLGQRESNNLSGMSSPVHNVGELDLNSLYVPETPLTQQTGSFPIPRRFGSESHVASPTSGSGAFTVFDRRRIQRQIHNLLNHRRINSSTQPSGMPSTTSGIRLFGSQIDGGTGLAIQGGLTPETRAPQFASRDQRLQVSTTRPLPNMDASSARSFQLSELGRQNSEHVGGSMSFNPFDPRLAYDHLHLCSSRSNIDSDGPSHAFRETTIPSRTSQ encoded by the exons ATGGTGAGGGATGACAAGTCAGGGCTCAAGCGCGGGAATGCTAGAAGAAAGGCGCGAACAAAAGATCGGGGTTCTGATGAATCTGATGAAGATTTTATAATATCTGAGGAAGAAGAACGTGAGTCGGATGAGTATTGTTCTTCTTTAGATCCAGATGAATCGGAGGAGGCTTTAGGGGAATTTTTATCCGAGGAAGAGGAGGTGACAGTAAAGGTGAAAAAGCCTAGTAGATGCAAGACTCGTAAAAGTGGTTCGAATAAGAGGAGAAAAGGTTTCAGGAAGACGCAGAAGAAGAGAATTAGGTTTTCATATAAacaggatgatgatgatgaatttACCGAGGGTGACGATGATGTGGAATTTATGCCAGATGAGACTGATTATGTAGATTCTGAAGATGAAACTCCGGtaagaaagaaaaagagggTTTCTTATAAAGAAGACGATGGTGACGGTGATAACGAGGAGGATGATGACGTCAAGGAGGATGACGACGTCAAGGAGGATGACGACATCAAGGAGGATGATCGTGAATTTACCCTGGATGATATAATTGTCAATGATGAAGATGACGACATCAAGGATGATGATTGTGAATTTACCCTGGATgatgttattgttgatgaagatgatgacatCAAGGAGAATGATTGTGAATTCACCCTGGATGAAATTTTGTTAGACGAGGAAGGTGACATGTTGCAAAAGAAAAATAAGTTCAGAAAGCCTCGTTCACGGGATAGAGATATTGTCGAAGGAcggaaaagggaaaaaaaaatgaCGGTGACGAGAAAACCAAGATCAGCATCGAAAAGGAAAAGGACTAACCGCAGGCTGGTGCGGAAAACCACATCTGGTATTGTTGACATTTCTACGTCAGCGCAGATACCATGTTCAGACTCTGACGAGGACTTTGCTAAGAAGAGCTTAGAGGCAGAAGATAGGGGTAAAAATATTCCTGTTCAGAGGCGAAGAAGATTAGTGGcggattcagattcagatttcCACTGTTCTTCACCATCTGATGATGTATACACTATTCCGGAAGAAAAAGGGCCAGATCAAAGGCTGTTTGGTACTACAAGTTCTGGTATTGTACCAATTCCTAGGTTAGCGAGAAAACGAAGTTCTGGCAGTGATGGAGAATTTGGAAAAAAGAGCTTAGTGCTGGAAGACAGGAGTAAGAAGAAGATTCTTGGCCAGAGGAGAAAAAATTTCCTGCCATATTCAGGTTCAGAATCGGAATCAgaatttttaagatttgaatCATCTGATGACGAGTACACTATTCCCAAGGAAGAAAATGAACATCAAAGACTGGTGGAGCAATCCAGCTCCATGATTGTTCAAAATCATTGTTCAAGGAGAAAAACAAGTTCTGGTTCTGATGGAGCAAACAAGAGCTTAGGCACaagtaaaaatattactctACGGAGGAGAAAATTTGTGGCAGTTTCAGATTCAGATTTCATGTGCTCTGCATCATCTGATTACGAATACACTATATCTgaggaagagagagaaaatgcGAACGAAGCTGATGAAGTTGGCTATAGTTTGAAATCTAATTTGAGGAGTTCATCTTCCTTGAAGAAAATCAAGGAAGAGAAAGACACTTGTAAGCAAAGAAAAAGGCCTGGAAGAAAAGGTAAGGAGAAGATGGAGGATATCAACAAAGTTATAAAGCAGGTTTGTGGGATTTGTTTATcagaagaagagaagagaacTGTAAGAGGAACACTAAATTGTTGCAGCCATTTTTTTTGCTTTGCATGTATAATGGAGTGGTCCAAGGTTGAATCTCGTTGTCCTTTATGCAAGCAAAGATTTGTGACCGTAAGCAAGCCTGCTTGGTCAGACTCGGGGTATGATTTAAGGACTGTATCAATCCAGATTCCTGAACGTGATCAG GTATATCAACCATCTGAGGAAGAGCTTAGGGGTTATCTTGATCCATATGACGGTGTGATATGTACCGAATGCCTGCAAGGCGGGGATGATGCTCTCATGTTATTATGTGATATATGCGACTCACCTGCACACACTTATTGTGTTGGTCTTGGGCGTGAAGTACCTTCTGGTGATTGGTTTTGTGAAGGCTGTCGACTAGGTGCTTCTAGTGCCCCACATTCACATGGTCTGAACTCTGTGCTTGGTCAAAGGGAAAGTAACAACTTATCTGGCATGTCATCCCCTGTTCACAATGTTGGGGAATTAGATCTTAACTCATTATATGTACCTGAAACACCACTTACCCAACAAACTGGATCTTTTCCTATTCCAAGACGTTTTGGTAGTGAATCTCATGTCGCTTCCCCAACATCTGGATCAGGAGCATTTACTGTATTTGATAGACGAAGGATACAACGTCAGATACACAATCTTCTTAACCACAGAAGGATAAACTCTAGCACTCAACCCAGTGGGATGCCGTCTACAACTTCAGGAATTAGATTATTTGGCTCTCAAATTGATGGAGGGACAGGACTAGCAATTCAGGGAGGTTTAACACCAGAAACAAGAGCACCACAATTTGCATCTCGTGATCAAAGGTTACAGGTTAGTACCACCAGACCGCTGCCTAATATGGACGCTTCCTCTGCAAGGTCATTTCAACTGAGTGAACTAGGAAGACAAAATTCTGAACATGTAGGTGGTAGTATGTCATTCAATCCATTTGATCCAAGATTAGCTTACGATCACCTCCATTTGTGCAGTAGCAGATCTAATATCGATTCAGATGGCCCGTCTCATGCATTTAGAGAG ACCACAATACCTTCAAGGACATCACAGTAA